The DNA region GCCTCAACTCAAAAGGCTAACGTTGTCATTTTCTACTGGCTACTTCTGCTGGAATGCCTGCATAGCCTCACGCCTAGCTTTACAAATTGAATCTCGTTGCGCATCTCGTGGGCTGGTCAGTGCTTGAAGACCTTACAGGGTCATACCAGTTGGGTTTGGGCGATTGCTTTTCACCCCAGCGGCCGCCAAATTGCCAGTGCTAGCTATGACCATACCGTGAGGTTTTGGGATGTTGACACAGGTGAATGCCTGCATACGCTCAAAGAGCATACTAGCTCCGTCTTATCCGTTGCTTTCAGTCCCAACGGTCAATGGTTAGCGAGTGGTAGTTATGAGCAGACCATCAAGCTATGGAATCCTAAAACTGGTCAGTGTCTTCAGACCTTACAGGCGCATCTAAATCGCGTTTGGGCAATTGTGTTTAGTCCTGACAGTCGCTATTTAGCAACAGGAGGAGATGATTTCACAGTTAAACTCTGGGATGTGACAGCCGGGCAGTGCATTAGAACCCTTGAAGGCCATACCAGTCAAG from Pseudanabaena sp. FACHB-2040 includes:
- a CDS encoding WD40 repeat domain-containing protein, encoding MKTLQGHTSWVWAIAFHPSGRQIASASYDHTVRFWDVDTGECLHTLKEHTSSVLSVAFSPNGQWLASGSYEQTIKLWNPKTGQCLQTLQAHLNRVWAIVFSPDSRYLATGGDDFTVKLWDVTAGQCIRTLEGHTSQVLSLLFDEDGHYLISSSADRTIRAWDTATGECTFMLQGHRHWVWSLTQHLGDAIFFSSSQDETIQAWHLKTGSHLKTLRFSRPYEGSIITGATGLTEAQEITLEALGAIRETKTVQT